In Anaerostipes hadrus ATCC 29173 = JCM 17467, a single genomic region encodes these proteins:
- a CDS encoding GNAT family N-acetyltransferase, with amino-acid sequence MEIVYQKNKDKQPVYDMYQEIFEDPEPFAQYYFEEIYATNQVILAEEDNKILGMIHLNPYHIRAGKKTYTLNYIVAVAVWKEYRRRGIMAEMLKKCFNDMHEQQQPFTYLMPANKAYYEPFQFRFVMDWEETMIDDHNILYTDDTTDRNHKIVHIMAEDYQTIQNFLERFMEQYKIYTVPDEPYLRRLEKESQSGDGSLLAYYEDDLLQGVFAESFEEDEVYIRWAYSLEPEHMLNQIKQRHQGKKIYITEGNLFKENSTGKDFIQSKKVPKIMARITNLTAWGDILQGKNDFTFRILVKDPYIKDQNGVFQFQCLNHKISIQRADIPQDETLDIHTTEAQGWKDEISIDELTQVFFDYDAGQILKEHEYLKDIVPAGPIYISEEV; translated from the coding sequence ATGGAGATCGTTTATCAGAAAAACAAAGACAAACAGCCAGTATATGACATGTATCAGGAGATTTTTGAAGATCCAGAGCCGTTTGCACAGTATTATTTTGAAGAGATATATGCAACGAATCAAGTGATACTGGCAGAAGAAGACAACAAGATCTTAGGAATGATCCATTTAAATCCATACCACATAAGAGCAGGAAAGAAGACATATACATTAAATTATATTGTAGCAGTTGCGGTGTGGAAGGAATATAGAAGAAGAGGCATCATGGCAGAGATGCTTAAGAAGTGTTTCAATGATATGCATGAGCAGCAACAGCCATTTACGTATCTGATGCCTGCGAATAAAGCATATTATGAACCATTCCAGTTTCGATTTGTGATGGACTGGGAAGAAACAATGATCGATGATCATAACATTTTATATACAGATGATACAACGGATAGAAATCATAAGATCGTTCATATAATGGCAGAAGATTATCAGACGATCCAGAATTTTTTAGAGCGGTTTATGGAACAATACAAGATATATACAGTTCCGGATGAACCATACCTGAGACGACTGGAAAAAGAAAGCCAGAGTGGAGATGGAAGCCTCTTAGCTTATTATGAAGACGATCTGTTACAAGGCGTATTTGCAGAAAGTTTTGAAGAAGATGAAGTATATATCCGATGGGCGTATTCTTTAGAGCCAGAACATATGCTTAACCAGATCAAACAACGACACCAAGGTAAGAAGATTTATATCACAGAAGGGAATTTATTCAAGGAAAATTCAACAGGAAAGGATTTTATACAAAGCAAAAAAGTACCAAAGATCATGGCAAGGATCACGAACCTTACTGCTTGGGGAGATATCTTGCAAGGAAAGAATGATTTTACATTCAGGATATTGGTGAAAGATCCATATATCAAGGATCAGAATGGAGTATTCCAGTTTCAATGTCTGAATCATAAGATATCCATTCAACGTGCAGACATACCACAAGATGAGACATTAGACATACACACAACGGAGGCACAGGGATGGAAAGATGAAATTTCAATCGACGAGCTGACACAGGTGTTTTTTGACTACGATGCAGGACAGATATTAAAAGAGCATGAGTATCTAAAAGATATCGTGCCGGCTGGCCCAATCTATATTTCAGAGGAGGTATAA
- the ispF gene encoding 2-C-methyl-D-erythritol 2,4-cyclodiphosphate synthase — MRVGMGYDVHQLVEGRDLILGGVNIPYEKGLLGHSDADVLLHAITDAILGAAALGDIGKHFPDTDPAYHNADSMKLLAEVVRLIEEKGYEIGNVDATVIAQRPKLLNYIPTMKENISKTLKVDPDQVNVKATTEEHLGFTGEGLGISAQAVCLLNETK; from the coding sequence ATGCGTGTAGGAATGGGATATGATGTCCATCAGTTAGTAGAAGGAAGAGACTTGATCTTAGGCGGAGTAAATATACCATATGAGAAAGGATTATTAGGACACTCAGATGCTGATGTTCTGCTGCATGCGATCACAGATGCGATCCTTGGGGCAGCAGCATTAGGAGATATCGGAAAGCATTTTCCAGACACAGACCCTGCATATCATAATGCAGACAGCATGAAGTTGTTAGCAGAAGTTGTAAGATTGATCGAGGAAAAAGGATACGAGATTGGAAATGTGGATGCGACAGTCATTGCACAGAGACCAAAGTTATTAAATTATATTCCAACAATGAAAGAAAATATCAGTAAGACCCTCAAAGTAGATCCAGATCAGGTGAATGTCAAAGCAACGACAGAAGAACATTTAGGATTCACAGGAGAGGGACTCGGGATCAGTGCACAGGCAGTGTGTCTGCTTAATGAAACAAAATAA
- a CDS encoding pseudouridine synthase: MQETKRKTEDAVRINKYLSQAGICSRRQADTYVEEGRVEVDGEVAVSGTKVLPGQSVTFDGKPVKIQEDLIFLAFHKPRGIVCTASKEEKDNIIDYINYPTRIYPVGRLDKDSQGLILLTNDGEAANQIMKARNYHEKEYEVTVNKRITNEFIHDMRNPVPLDEINAVTRRCKVIKEGPNEFRIILTQGLNRQIRRMCEHFGYRVTKLKRVRVMNIKLGDLKEGRYRKLTPDELRELKKELKSE; this comes from the coding sequence ATGCAAGAGACAAAACGTAAAACAGAAGATGCAGTGCGTATAAATAAATATTTAAGTCAGGCAGGAATCTGCTCCAGAAGACAGGCGGATACTTATGTCGAGGAAGGCAGAGTCGAAGTCGATGGAGAAGTTGCAGTAAGCGGAACTAAAGTACTTCCGGGGCAGAGCGTGACATTTGATGGAAAGCCGGTAAAGATTCAGGAAGATCTGATCTTTCTGGCTTTTCATAAGCCAAGAGGAATCGTATGCACAGCAAGCAAAGAAGAGAAAGATAATATTATCGACTATATTAACTATCCAACAAGGATCTATCCTGTAGGACGATTAGATAAGGATTCTCAAGGATTGATACTGCTTACCAATGATGGTGAAGCAGCCAATCAGATCATGAAAGCAAGAAATTATCATGAAAAAGAATACGAAGTAACAGTGAATAAACGAATTACGAATGAATTCATTCATGATATGAGGAATCCAGTACCATTAGATGAGATTAATGCAGTAACAAGAAGATGCAAAGTTATAAAAGAAGGACCAAACGAGTTCAGGATCATCTTGACACAGGGATTAAACCGGCAGATTCGAAGAATGTGTGAACACTTTGGATACCGTGTGACAAAACTTAAGAGAGTCCGTGTTATGAACATTAAACTCGGCGATCTGAAAGAAGGAAGATATCGAAAATTAACTCCGGATGAATTACGAGAGTTAAAGAAGGAGCTAAAAAGTGAATGA
- the ligA gene encoding NAD-dependent DNA ligase LigA: MKELIHTLNEAGKAYYQQNKEVLSNLEYDKMYDELLELEKKTNTVLSNSPTIHVGYELMTALEKEAHPSPMLSLDKTKEPDQLAAWLNGQEGILSWKLDGLTIVLTYEHGELIKAVTRGNGEVGEVVTNNARVFENVPRHIAYQGTLVIRGEAIIPYSDFYKMNEEIEDVDSQYKNPRNLCSGSVRQLNNEITAKRHVHFYAFSVSDVEGMDFDNSFEKKLDWAASLGFDVVEHIRVTEDTIRDEIEEFSKKIEQFDLPSDGLVLVYDDLAYGKSLGRTAKFPRDSIAFKWADETAETTLTEIEWSPSRTGLINPVAIFEPVELEGTTVSRASLHNISVMEELQLGIGDEVVVYKANMIIPQLAENKTKSGNIEIPHTCPACGGETKIEDENGIRTLVCTNEFCSAKKIKSFSHFVSRDAMNVDGLSEATLQKMIDVGLLNEIYDLFTLKDHKEEILELEGFGEKSYQNLINAINDSKQPALANFIYSLGIPNVGLSNAKLICKHFKEDFNAIREADAEDFIAIDQIGPMIAEAMVSYFHTPHNQKILEQLLQYVQFEKKEESKTEQILEGKTFVVTGSLDHFDNRKQLKEEIEQMGGKVTGSVSKKTDYLINNDKMSQSSKNKKAMELNIPILSEEDFLNLIGR; encoded by the coding sequence ATGAAAGAACTCATTCATACACTAAATGAAGCAGGGAAAGCTTATTACCAGCAGAATAAAGAAGTTCTGAGCAACCTCGAATACGATAAGATGTATGATGAACTTTTAGAACTAGAGAAAAAGACGAACACTGTTTTATCAAACAGTCCAACGATCCATGTAGGGTATGAATTGATGACAGCATTGGAAAAAGAAGCACATCCATCTCCGATGTTATCATTAGACAAGACAAAGGAGCCAGATCAGCTGGCAGCATGGCTGAACGGCCAGGAAGGAATCCTGTCATGGAAACTCGATGGTTTAACGATCGTTCTGACCTATGAACATGGAGAACTCATCAAAGCCGTGACCCGTGGAAATGGGGAAGTCGGAGAAGTTGTAACAAACAACGCAAGGGTTTTTGAAAATGTTCCAAGACACATTGCATATCAGGGAACATTGGTCATTCGTGGAGAAGCGATCATTCCATATTCAGATTTCTATAAGATGAACGAAGAAATCGAAGATGTTGACAGTCAGTATAAGAACCCAAGAAACTTATGCAGTGGTTCCGTCAGACAGTTAAACAATGAGATCACAGCCAAACGCCACGTTCATTTCTATGCGTTCAGTGTCAGTGATGTTGAAGGTATGGATTTTGATAATTCCTTCGAGAAGAAATTAGACTGGGCAGCAAGTCTTGGATTTGATGTGGTAGAACATATCAGAGTCACAGAAGATACGATCCGAGATGAGATTGAGGAATTCTCAAAGAAGATCGAACAATTTGATCTGCCATCAGATGGACTGGTATTAGTCTATGATGATCTTGCATATGGAAAAAGTCTTGGAAGAACAGCCAAATTCCCAAGAGATTCCATCGCATTTAAATGGGCAGATGAGACAGCGGAGACAACATTAACTGAGATTGAATGGAGCCCATCAAGAACTGGACTGATCAATCCAGTGGCAATTTTTGAACCAGTAGAATTAGAAGGAACGACTGTCAGCAGAGCCAGTCTCCACAACATTAGTGTGATGGAAGAATTGCAGTTAGGAATCGGCGATGAGGTCGTTGTATACAAAGCTAATATGATCATTCCACAGCTTGCAGAGAATAAAACAAAGAGCGGCAATATAGAGATTCCGCATACTTGTCCTGCATGCGGTGGTGAGACAAAGATCGAAGATGAAAATGGAATCAGAACCCTAGTCTGCACCAACGAATTTTGCAGTGCAAAGAAGATCAAATCATTCTCGCATTTTGTATCAAGAGATGCAATGAATGTTGATGGACTATCCGAAGCAACATTACAGAAGATGATCGATGTTGGACTATTAAATGAAATTTATGACCTCTTCACTTTAAAAGATCACAAAGAAGAGATTCTGGAATTAGAAGGATTTGGAGAAAAATCCTACCAAAATCTGATCAATGCGATCAATGATTCCAAACAGCCTGCATTGGCAAACTTTATTTATAGTCTGGGAATTCCGAATGTAGGACTTTCCAATGCAAAATTGATCTGCAAACATTTTAAAGAAGATTTCAATGCGATCAGAGAAGCCGATGCAGAGGATTTTATTGCGATCGATCAGATTGGACCGATGATCGCAGAAGCTATGGTATCATATTTTCATACACCACATAATCAGAAGATCTTAGAACAACTGTTACAATATGTGCAGTTTGAGAAGAAAGAAGAAAGTAAGACAGAACAGATCTTAGAAGGAAAAACATTTGTTGTGACAGGATCACTTGATCATTTCGATAACAGAAAACAACTAAAGGAAGAGATTGAACAGATGGGAGGCAAGGTCACAGGATCAGTGTCAAAGAAAACAGACTATCTGATCAACAATGATAAAATGTCGCAGTCATCAAAGAATAAGAAAGCGATGGAATTAAACATTCCAATACTGAGCGAAGAAGATTTCCTTAATCTGATCGGACGATGA
- a CDS encoding MBL fold metallo-hydrolase RNA specificity domain-containing protein, translating into MKLMFIGADHEVTGSCHYVEACGKRFIVDYGMEQGLNVYENVDLPVNAGNLDFILLTHAHIDHSGLIPLLYAKGFRGKIYATRATTDLCEIMLQDSAHIQEFEAEWKNRKARRSGKPEVVPIYTMDDAINVMQYFVPCPYGGQIEVADGITIKFTDIGHLLGSSSIEVWLREADVEKKLVFSGDIGNFNQPLIKDPSYTREADYVIMESTYGDRYHGKHQDYVTELTDVIQRTFDRGGNVVIPSFAVGRTQELLYYIRQIKAEDRIKNHGDFKVVVDSPLAVEATKIFNMNIDETYDEEAMELVKQGINPITFSNLHLSITTEESKEINFETEPMVIISASGMCEAGRIRHHLKHNLWRSENTIIFVGYQAYGTLGRSLIEGAKEVKLFGEVIKVAADIVQLEGLSGHADKNGLLKWVNSFEKKPEEVFVVHGEDAVCEAFTSCLKDEYKFKVRAPYSGDVFDLITGEWTEWGSRERIQKKPKQSSAYIRLLTASERLKSVIEHNEGGTNKDLGKFADQIIALCDKWER; encoded by the coding sequence ATGAAGTTAATGTTTATCGGAGCGGATCATGAAGTGACCGGAAGTTGCCATTATGTGGAAGCTTGCGGCAAAAGATTTATTGTTGACTATGGAATGGAACAAGGGTTAAATGTATACGAGAATGTTGATCTTCCAGTGAATGCAGGGAATCTTGATTTTATCCTGCTGACACATGCACATATCGATCATTCAGGGCTGATCCCGCTGTTGTATGCAAAAGGGTTCAGAGGAAAGATCTATGCGACAAGAGCAACAACCGATCTATGTGAGATCATGTTGCAAGACAGTGCACACATTCAGGAATTTGAAGCGGAGTGGAAGAACAGGAAAGCAAGGCGATCTGGAAAACCAGAAGTTGTACCGATCTATACGATGGATGATGCGATCAATGTCATGCAGTATTTTGTGCCATGCCCATATGGCGGACAGATTGAAGTTGCTGACGGCATTACGATCAAATTTACAGATATCGGACATCTGTTAGGATCTTCCAGCATTGAAGTGTGGTTAAGAGAAGCAGATGTAGAAAAGAAACTGGTATTCTCTGGAGATATCGGAAACTTTAACCAGCCATTGATCAAAGATCCGAGCTATACGAGAGAAGCAGATTATGTTATTATGGAATCTACGTATGGTGACCGTTATCATGGAAAACATCAGGATTATGTGACAGAATTGACCGATGTGATCCAGAGGACCTTTGATCGAGGCGGGAATGTTGTGATCCCATCATTTGCAGTTGGAAGAACACAGGAACTGTTATATTATATCCGTCAGATCAAGGCTGAAGATAGGATCAAGAATCATGGAGATTTCAAAGTTGTTGTAGACAGTCCATTGGCAGTGGAAGCAACGAAGATCTTTAATATGAATATCGATGAAACATATGATGAGGAAGCTATGGAATTAGTGAAACAAGGAATTAATCCGATCACATTTTCCAATCTTCATTTATCCATTACGACAGAAGAATCAAAGGAGATCAACTTTGAAACAGAACCGATGGTGATCATTTCAGCATCCGGAATGTGTGAAGCTGGACGAATCAGACACCATTTAAAACATAACCTGTGGAGATCAGAGAATACGATCATATTTGTAGGATATCAGGCATATGGAACTCTGGGAAGATCACTGATCGAAGGAGCCAAAGAAGTAAAACTGTTTGGTGAGGTAATCAAAGTGGCAGCAGATATCGTACAATTAGAAGGTTTAAGCGGACATGCAGACAAGAACGGGTTATTAAAATGGGTCAATAGTTTCGAGAAGAAACCAGAAGAAGTATTTGTAGTTCATGGAGAAGATGCGGTCTGTGAAGCATTTACATCATGCTTAAAAGATGAATACAAATTCAAAGTCAGAGCACCATACAGCGGAGATGTGTTTGACCTTATTACAGGCGAATGGACTGAATGGGGATCAAGAGAACGCATCCAGAAGAAACCAAAACAGAGCAGTGCTTATATCAGACTTCTTACAGCCAGCGAGCGTTTGAAATCTGTAATTGAGCACAATGAGGGTGGAACGAACAAAGACCTGGGCAAATTTGCTGACCAGATCATCGCCCTTTGTGACAAGTGGGAAAGGTAA